One window from the genome of Roseomonas haemaphysalidis encodes:
- the mobA gene encoding molybdenum cofactor guanylyltransferase MobA, which translates to MPPTLPPTLGVILAGGLARRMGGGDKPLRALGGRPLLAHVAERLRPQVAALVVNANGNPARFAAFGLPVVADGVPDHPGPLAGILAALDHAAAAHPGLDWVASVPGDSPFIPTDLVARLHAARQAAGVPLACARSGGWSHPPIGLWPVALRAELRTALLAGERKIDRWTARFGCAAAEWPDQPVDPFFNANTPAELAGAELLLHARPAAS; encoded by the coding sequence ATGCCCCCCACCCTGCCCCCGACCTTGGGCGTGATCCTGGCCGGCGGCCTGGCACGGCGCATGGGCGGCGGCGACAAGCCGTTGCGCGCGCTGGGCGGCCGGCCGCTGCTGGCGCATGTGGCGGAGCGGCTGCGGCCGCAGGTGGCGGCCCTGGTGGTCAACGCCAACGGCAACCCCGCGCGCTTCGCGGCCTTCGGCCTGCCCGTGGTGGCCGACGGCGTGCCGGACCACCCCGGCCCGCTGGCCGGCATCCTGGCCGCGCTGGACCACGCGGCCGCCGCACATCCCGGCCTGGACTGGGTGGCCTCCGTGCCCGGCGACTCCCCCTTCATTCCAACCGACCTGGTGGCACGGCTGCACGCGGCGCGCCAGGCCGCCGGCGTGCCGCTGGCCTGCGCGCGCTCCGGCGGCTGGTCGCACCCGCCCATCGGCCTTTGGCCCGTGGCGCTGCGGGCGGAGCTGCGCACGGCGCTGCTGGCCGGCGAACGCAAGATCGACCGCTGGACCGCCCGCTTCGGCTGCGCCGCGGCGGAATGGCCGGACCAACCGGTGGACCCCTTCTTCAACGCCAACACCCCGGCGGAGCTGGCCGGGGCGGAGCTGCTCTTGCACGCCCGCCCCGCCGCCTCCTAG
- the fdhD gene encoding formate dehydrogenase accessory sulfurtransferase FdhD gives MSDDLLRVRPDPADPRLTRRVSGIDHTGAPIESSVTVERPLVLYLNGQEIVTMMTIADRPEDLALGYLLNQNMLRPDDEVTGIDHDEDLGVVVVRTARGTDFEQKLKKKTLTSGCAQGTAFGDLMENFSQVRLPVSAELRTSWLYRLLHRINTLPTLYLEAGAIHGCALCFQDQPVAYMEDVGRHNAVDKIAGWMWREGVSGADKIFYTTGRLTSEMVIKTVRMGIPILISRSGFTAWGVELAREVGLTLVGRCKGRRFVALAGEHRIVFDADLHYVEEESARHWRKNSREAEGG, from the coding sequence ATGAGCGATGACCTGCTGCGCGTCCGCCCCGACCCCGCCGACCCGCGCCTGACCCGGCGCGTGTCCGGCATCGACCACACCGGGGCGCCGATCGAATCCTCCGTGACGGTGGAGCGCCCCCTGGTGCTCTACCTGAACGGCCAGGAGATCGTGACGATGATGACCATCGCCGACCGGCCGGAGGACCTGGCGCTGGGCTACCTGCTCAACCAGAACATGCTGCGGCCCGACGACGAGGTGACGGGCATCGACCATGACGAGGACCTGGGCGTCGTGGTGGTGCGCACCGCGCGCGGCACCGACTTCGAGCAGAAGCTGAAAAAGAAGACGCTGACCAGCGGCTGCGCCCAGGGCACCGCCTTCGGCGACCTGATGGAGAATTTTTCCCAGGTTCGGCTTCCGGTGTCAGCCGAGTTGCGCACCTCGTGGCTGTACCGCCTGCTCCACCGCATCAACACCCTGCCGACGCTGTACCTGGAAGCCGGCGCCATTCATGGCTGCGCCTTGTGCTTCCAGGACCAGCCGGTGGCCTACATGGAGGATGTCGGCCGGCACAACGCGGTGGACAAGATCGCCGGCTGGATGTGGCGCGAAGGCGTGAGCGGCGCCGACAAGATCTTCTACACCACCGGCCGCCTGACCTCGGAGATGGTGATCAAGACGGTGCGCATGGGCATTCCCATCCTGATCTCGCGCTCCGGCTTCACCGCCTGGGGGGTGGAACTGGCGCGGGAGGTGGGGCTGACGCTGGTGGGCCGCTGCAAGGGTCGCCGCTTCGTGGCGCTGGCCGGCGAGCACCGCATCGTCTTCGACGCCGACCTGCACTACGTTGAAGAGGAAAGCGCCCGACACTGGCGCAAGAACTCGCGCGAGGCGGAAGGTGGCTGA